A genomic window from Paenibacillus sp. FSL K6-0276 includes:
- a CDS encoding AraC family transcriptional regulator, with protein MEWLERMNRAIDYIEANLTGEIELREVAHMACCSSYQFQRMFSFITDVTLAEYIRRRRLTLAALELQHSGTEKVIDVALKYGYESPVSFARAFHALHGITPAMARQEGIALKAYPRLSFLITIKGAEAMNYRIETKESFEVFGIEGIFRVDGGGEAPQTPAKLWEQSHANGDVKRLEACAGDLPAFVCQDLYPVHAVCSYRKTGPDTFPYMLCAFKDDGSNTEGYTSVNIPAHTWAIFPSEPHPWDQFGKTIETLYKRFYTEWLPTSGYEQVDGTEFEMNGVKDGLNYIELWFAVRKV; from the coding sequence ATGGAGTGGTTGGAGCGGATGAATCGGGCGATAGACTATATTGAGGCAAACCTGACTGGGGAGATCGAGTTGAGGGAAGTTGCCCACATGGCCTGCTGTTCGTCGTATCAGTTCCAACGGATGTTCTCGTTCATAACGGACGTGACACTGGCGGAGTACATTCGGAGGAGACGACTGACGCTTGCCGCGCTGGAGCTACAGCATAGTGGAACGGAGAAGGTGATCGATGTAGCACTGAAGTACGGATATGAATCACCAGTCTCTTTCGCGCGGGCGTTCCATGCGCTACACGGGATCACGCCAGCCATGGCCCGCCAGGAGGGGATTGCTCTTAAAGCCTACCCCCGTCTATCCTTCCTTATCACAATCAAAGGGGCAGAGGCAATGAATTATCGAATTGAAACGAAAGAAAGTTTTGAAGTGTTCGGCATTGAGGGTATATTCCGCGTCGATGGGGGCGGGGAAGCACCGCAGACACCAGCGAAGCTGTGGGAGCAGAGCCATGCGAACGGCGACGTGAAGCGGCTTGAAGCGTGTGCAGGCGATTTGCCAGCGTTCGTCTGCCAGGATTTGTATCCAGTACATGCGGTATGCAGCTACCGGAAAACCGGACCGGACACATTCCCGTACATGTTGTGCGCCTTCAAAGACGATGGTAGCAACACAGAAGGGTACACCTCGGTAAATATTCCGGCACATACATGGGCGATTTTCCCGTCAGAGCCGCATCCTTGGGATCAGTTCGGCAAGACGATCGAAACGCTATACAAACGCTTTTACACGGAATGGCTCCCGACGTCCGGCTATGAGCAAGTGGACGGGACAGAGTTCGAAATGAACGGCGTGAAAGACGGCCTCAACTATATCGAACTATGGTTTGCAGTACGTAAAGTGTAG